One Turneriella parva DSM 21527 genomic region harbors:
- the thiS gene encoding sulfur carrier protein ThiS: MTVNGENIPLQGIGDATLAGLIAHLKLSPNRIAVELNGELVDRLAFASTTLNDSDVLELIHYVGGG; this comes from the coding sequence ATGACAGTGAACGGAGAAAATATTCCCCTGCAGGGTATCGGCGACGCGACCCTTGCGGGGCTAATCGCTCACTTAAAGCTGTCGCCGAACCGCATCGCAGTCGAGCTCAACGGCGAACTCGTAGACCGCCTGGCCTTTGCGAGCACGACACTCAATGACAGCGACGTGCTTGAGCTGATACACTATGTGGGGGGTGGCTGA
- the trpS gene encoding tryptophan--tRNA ligase — MNTQDPKPRRILSGMQATGELHVGHYLGVLTNFSRLQHEAECFFMVANLHSLTAFYPNYPDAHRFIAPMVSDWLAAGIAPEKATIFVQSDVPEHSELAQLLAMFTPVSWLERNPTYKDKQANTEKDLDSFGFLGYPVLQAADIVLYDATHVPIGEDQLPHLELTREIARRFNHYYRAGKADVLTVPQAILSSFPKVAGLDGRKMSKSYNNSLNLAESAESLSKKFMVMKTDTARVKRTDPGNPENCTVFTYYDFFAADLKEEVNQGCRSAALGCVDCKKQLLTRFLPAMAPFNAKRRELAEKSGLVNDILHAGAERARKVAAATMARVKDSMGLVSRYSL, encoded by the coding sequence ATGAATACACAAGACCCAAAGCCACGGCGAATACTCAGCGGTATGCAGGCGACGGGCGAACTGCATGTGGGCCACTATCTGGGCGTACTGACCAATTTCAGCCGCCTGCAGCACGAAGCCGAATGCTTCTTCATGGTGGCCAACCTGCATTCTCTGACAGCGTTTTATCCGAATTATCCCGATGCGCACCGATTTATCGCGCCGATGGTTTCAGACTGGCTGGCGGCAGGCATAGCCCCTGAAAAGGCGACGATCTTCGTGCAGTCCGACGTGCCCGAACACAGCGAACTGGCGCAGCTTCTGGCGATGTTCACGCCGGTTTCATGGCTCGAACGCAACCCGACGTATAAAGACAAACAGGCGAATACTGAAAAAGATCTGGATTCGTTTGGCTTTCTGGGTTACCCTGTTTTGCAGGCGGCCGATATTGTCTTGTACGATGCGACACACGTACCGATCGGCGAAGACCAGCTGCCGCACCTCGAACTCACGCGTGAAATCGCGCGGCGTTTCAACCACTATTACCGCGCGGGCAAAGCGGACGTTTTGACAGTGCCGCAGGCGATTCTTTCGTCGTTCCCCAAAGTTGCGGGCCTTGACGGGCGTAAGATGAGCAAGAGCTACAACAATTCGCTGAATCTGGCCGAAAGTGCAGAATCGCTGAGCAAGAAATTCATGGTCATGAAAACCGACACGGCCCGGGTCAAGCGCACCGACCCAGGCAACCCCGAAAATTGTACCGTCTTTACCTACTATGACTTTTTCGCGGCCGACCTCAAAGAAGAAGTAAATCAGGGGTGCCGCAGCGCGGCTCTCGGCTGCGTCGACTGTAAAAAGCAGCTGCTGACACGCTTTTTGCCGGCGATGGCTCCCTTTAATGCGAAGCGCCGTGAGCTTGCTGAAAAGTCAGGTTTGGTAAACGATATATTGCACGCCGGTGCTGAACGGGCGCGCAAGGTCGCTGCGGCAAC